TTTTCAGCATATGTTCGGACCGGAGGTGGATTTTTACCGGCTTCATCCGGGGGATGAGTGGGATCAGGCCATCAAGGATAGGTCACTGGTGTTCTACGAACCTCCTTCCATGAAGGACATGAGGTTCTTTCTTTACTGGAGGGAAAACTGAAATATGGCATTGTTCAGAAAGTTTTCACGGGCTCCGGGCAGCCTGAGTGAGGAACAGCAGGAGATCAAAGATATTGTAGAACATCTGAATGCCATCCTGAATACCAAAAAACACTATGGATCTCCCCTTGGGAATCTGGGTATGGAAGATTTGAGTCATTATCGGTCAAAGGCTGCCATAGGCAACATCATTATGGAAGAAATCAGGTATAATATAGAAAACTTTGAACCAAGGCTTGAGATTGTAAGCATAGAGCATCTGGAAAAAGAAACTCCCATGCACCTTTTTTTCCGCCTTAGTTGCAGACTCCTTGGAAGGTCCCAGGAGATGGAAGTGGTATTTGATTCCGCAAGCAGTTTTTTCAGGCTGAATCAGGCAGGCAGATAAAGGCTTTCTTTTATGTGGTCCGAAGAACGGAGAAATCTTAATTTTTCAGGCGAGGTCCCATGTTTACTGATGCATTGTCAATCGGTCTGAAACTGAATTTATCAGGTAAGGAGGTCTCTGTTCCTGCGGGCAATATCAAGTCTCTGGAGCTGGATCTTTATTCATGGGGTTACAGGGGAAGGGCTGTTTTTATGGTTTCCCTTGAAAAGGAGCAGGATGAGGTCTTTGATGCCTTTACCGGGAAAAAGCTGATTACCCTTGATATTTCCATCAAGCCCCATTTCATCCCTAAAGGCATCACCGTTGTCCCCCTTTGTGTCAAGGCCCTTGTGACGGCAAAATCCCTTTTGCGGGAGCAGACCATAGAAGGCGGAGCTCTTGTAGGAAATCCTGTTGTTTACAGGGTTTATTCCATTGATTTTGCGGATAAGGCTCAGGTTCTGTGGCCCTTTCACCGGCCCTGCGATCTGATGGTGGATCAAAGCATGAAGGATCTTCTGGAGGCCCATAAAAGTCCTGAAGTGACACTGAAGTATGAGTGGGAGCTTCTGGATGAGATACACCCCATGCTTTCCCTCGGCCTTGGAGCAGGGGAGGGCAGCTCACACTTCTATGATTTTATTATTTGGTATGTTTCCTTCCATGGCGGTGTTTTTACCTGCAGTGCCAAAGACAGTGCCTACACCTTTGCTGCGGAAAAAAAGGCAGACGGAGAGCCTGTATCTCTGAATTCAGAAGACATACTTTCCGTTCGGGTGGATTTTCCCCAAACCCGGAGAGATAAGCCCTGTCTGCTTAATGGTTATTCGGAAAACCCGATGAATCAGGATGTTTCGGAAAATCCCGATGGTGTGGCTGGACTGCGGCGGGATTTTCTTGGGAGATACCCTCTGGCTGCGGATTTTACGGCAAGGCAGGAACTGGAAAAGGAAAAGTTCAGGATAAGGGAGCATGAATTATTCATCGAGTTTTCAAATTGGCCCATGACACTCCTTGATGCAGGGCTTCTTTTTAAACTGAAAGGGTCTCTGTGGGGAAAAAAGCTTTTTACCGAAGAAAAAACATACAGACTGCGCAGTCTTCATATCCGGGCTCTGGCCACGGATCAGAACCCTGTGGCCGATCACAACATGACCTTCAACCGCTATGAAACGGCCATTTCCTGCAGGCTGGAAACCCTTGATGAGGCCTTTGTGGATCTGCCGGATTTTATCCCCCCTGTTTATCCCTTCCATGTGGAGGGCAAAATAATCAGTGATGAATGGGATGAAGAGGACATCAGCTATGAAATGCATGAGGATGACGGTACCTCGGAGCAGCAGTACAGGGTAAAAATTCCCCT
Above is a genomic segment from Desulfobotulus mexicanus containing:
- the tssE gene encoding type VI secretion system baseplate subunit TssE translates to MALFRKFSRAPGSLSEEQQEIKDIVEHLNAILNTKKHYGSPLGNLGMEDLSHYRSKAAIGNIIMEEIRYNIENFEPRLEIVSIEHLEKETPMHLFFRLSCRLLGRSQEMEVVFDSASSFFRLNQAGR